The following is a genomic window from Deltaproteobacteria bacterium.
CCTCGGCGCAGGGAAGGGATAGCGCCAGACGCCAAACTGGATTCCCGCTTTCGCGGGAATGACGGCCATAACACCGAACCACGTTACCCACAAATTTGTCGCGCACCCGGTTGCGGCGGAGGGCAGAGCCGGCGTGGGGGCACGCCGGCTCTAGTTCGGCCATCACGCCGTTGCCTTGCTAGCCTGGGGCAACTGTGGCAAGCCGAGCCGCGGCGCACGTGGGAGAACTTGAGGGAGACAGACTCACGCGGCTCCGCGGCCGCTGTCGCTAGCGGTTTCAGCGGCGATCATCCGGCATTCCGGCTGTGGTGGTGGCTGGGGCTAATTGCGGTCACCGCCGGCTTCGCCGCCGCCGCCTACCGCGTGCGCTTTCACCTGCTCAACACCGAGGCCGATACCTGGGTGCATCTGGCGCTCATCCGGCACACCATGGAACATGGCTGGTTTGCCGGCGACGCTTTCTACGCGGACATGGGCACCCCGCCGTACTATTCGCTCCTACACGGCGCCGCGGCAGCTGTGTGCAGGCTGACCGGGCTGGCACCGCACGAGCTGTGGGTGGTGCTCCCGCCGTTTCTGATCGCCGCCACGGTGGCCGCCACCTTCGCCTGGCTGCGCGCACTGACGGGCGATATGCGCGTAGCGAGCATCGGCGCGCTGACGCAGCTGTTGCTCAGCGCCCCCGCTGATCCGGCCTGGTGCGTCATCATGTATCCGCGCGGCCTCGCCTTGGTCCCGTATGCTCTGGCGCTCTTCGCGTACCTGCGCTGGCACGAGCGCAGACAGCAGCGCTGGTTGGCGGCGGCCGCGCTGGCGCTGGGGGCGTGCTTGGCCACGCACTTGTTCTCCGGCGGCTTTTGCGCCCTTAGCCTCCTGTTCCTCGACTTGAGCCTTAGCCGCCGCCTCCCCTCGCTCGGGCTTGTCATGGTCGCTGCCGGCGGCCTGCTGCTCAGCGCCCCGTGGCTGCTCAACGTGCTCCTGCGCTGGCGTGAGCGCGAGGTGCTCGCACCCGAACTGTTTGATGCCAGTCAGCCGCTGTTCGGCCACGAGACCTGGTCGATCTCCTGGGGGCCGGCCACACTATTGATGTATCGGCCGGATGCGATCTTGAAAGCGCTGCCGGGACCGGTGTGGATACCGGTGGCGCTCGGTCTGCTGCTGGCGTTGTGGCGCTGGCGCACCGGCACCGCCACGGCGAGCGAGCGCTTCGCGCTCTACGCCACCTTCGGCACGCTGTTGCTGCTGCTCACGCCGATCTTCGGAGTGCTGAAAACAGCCGGCGGGGTGTGGACCGGACGCATGGTCCAAGTCATTCCCCTGGCGCTGCTGGCTGGCGCCGGCACGGTCGGTACCTCTAGCTTAGTGCGCCACTACGCCTGGCCGGGGCGCGCGGCCGCGCTGGCGCTCGGCGCCGGCGTGCTATGGGGAACGGCGCTGGCGGTGTGGACCTACTTCAACGCCTGGTCGCAGCTGACCTGGTTCTTCGCTCCCGGGCCATTGCAGAATTGGCACCTAGAGGACGAACTAGCGCAGACCGGCTTCACACCGCGGGTGGTGCTGTCCGACCCGATGACGTCGTACGTGCTCCCTTACTATCTGGGAACGGCGGTGGTGGCGATGCCGCCGGCACACGGGTCGGCGTATGTCGATCACCGCACCCGACTCAAAGCGGTCGCCAACGCCTTCAACCCGCTGACACGCAGCGCCGAGCTGTTTGCCATCCTCGACCGCTATCAGGTGGATGCAGTGGCCATCGCCGCGCCGCGGGTGTGGAACCAGCAACTGGCCACCCAAGCCGCGGCGCTGCTGCCGCGGCTACAGCGCATGGCGGCCTTCGAGGACACCGGCTGTTGCACCGGCCTGACGATTCTGCGCTATCGGCCCGAGCCCAGGCGCAAATGAGAATTGCCGGGTGCGGCAGAATCGGAAACCAACCGCCGAGAGCAGGTCTTCTACAACGGATTGAACTGATTGAACGGATTTCGCCGCATCGCCCAGCCGTAGCGAGGGCCCTCATCTCCGCGTCTCGGCGTCTCGGCGTCTCCGCGTCTCTGTGGTGAACTGCGCCGTTGGCACAACGGTCGCGTTTCGATTACTAACGCAAGCCGCAACATGGGACTCGTGATGCACTCCAGCGACAGCGAGCCGCCAACCCTCGTCATCATTCCCGCCTACAATGAGGGCCCGCGCCTCGCGCGCACTCTGGCTGATACCACGCGCGTGGTGCCGGCCGATGCCGTGGTGGTCATCGACGACGGCTCTTCTGATGATACGGCCGCGGTGGCGCGAGCGGCTGGGGTGCGGGTGGTCAGCCATCCGTTCAACCTCGGCTACGGTGCGGCGCTGCAGACCGGGTACAAATACGCCCAGCGCCAGCGCGCGCGCTGGCTGGTGCAGCTCGACGCCGATGGGCAGCATGATCCGGCCGATATCCCGCAGCTGCTCGCACCGCTTGAACGGGGCGCTGCGGACTTGGCCCTCGGCTCGCGCTTCATCGAGCCCTCCGGATACGCCATGGGGGCGGCGCGTGACACCGGCCGGCGCCTGCTGCAACGGCTGCTCGCGGCCCTCGGCGGTCCGCACATCACCGACCCGACCTCGGGCTATCAGGCAATGTCGGCGCGGATCGTTGAGCTCTACTGCCGCGAGTACTTCCCTGCAGACTACCCCGACGCCGACATGTTGCTGCTGCTGCACCGCTTCGGTTTTCGCATCGTGGAGGTGCCGGTGCGCATGGCGCCGAGCCCGCGCCGCTCGATGCATCAAGGGCTGGCGGTGGTGTACTACGCCTACAAGATGATGTTGTCATTGTTCCGGAGCGCATCGCTGCGCGCTCCCGGTCAGCCGCTTACGTGAAGGAGGAGCCATGCCCCCCGCTGAGCTCGATGCCGATACCCTGCGCCGTTTTCTGATGGAGCAACCCGAGGCCACCGCCACCCGGGTGCTGGCGGTGCTCGTCAGCCTGGCCATCTTCGCCAGCGTATTGCACCTGGTGCGCCGCGGGCGCTTGCGGGAGGAGTACTCGCCCATCTGGCTAGGGGTGGCCGTTGCGATCACGGTGCTCAGCCTTTGGTTCAGCGCGTTGCGTTGGCTAACGCAGCTGATCGGCGCCTGGACTCCGAGCTCGACGCTGTTCTTCTTCGGCGAGCTGTTTCTGCTGGCGATTTGTTTGCATTATGCCGTACGGCTGTCGCAGCTGACCAATCAGGTCAAGAACCTGGCACAGGAGCTGGCGATTTTGCGCAGCGATCTGGCGCGCACGGCTAGCGCGCGCGGCCCAGAACCCAAGCCGTCCGCGCCCGCACGATCCCAGCTATGAGATCTGGAACTCGGGAAATGACGGCGGCGCTGGGCATTGAGTGGACGAGGGCCAAGAAGAGGATTCGCCGAACGAGTGAGACCTTCGTGCTCTTCGCGCCCTTGGTGGTGCCAGGAAAGTCACGCGCCCCTCACCCCGACCAGGCGGGGGGTGATGGGTCAGCGCCGCAGCGCGGCGTCGGCGCGGCCGGTGATCAGCGGCAGGTCGAGGTAGGTCCGGATGCCCGGCGCGGCCTCGCACACGTACGGGATCGCGTTGACGCAATGCATGGCGGTGGCGACGATGCCGGGGTTGCGGTCGAGGTCGGCCTGCTCGAACGGCGGCTGCAATCCGCGAAAGGTAACCTTGATCGCCGGGTCGCCCTGCACCTCCACCTCGAAGCGCTCACCGCCAATCGTCCACGGCGGATCGAGGTGCTGCTCGCCCATCAGCCAATTGACCCGCACCGTAATCACGGGCTGGCCGTTGACGAGCCCCTGCCAAGCGAACCGTTGCGCGGCGACCGTGCCCGGAGCAATGACGCCGACGGGTGTTTCGATCGGCGCCGTGGCTACGGCCATTTCGTGGGCCGTGGCCTTTCGCGCGTCGAGCCGCATGCCTAGCGCCGCTGCCACCATGTCGATCGATTGGCCGAAACCGAAGCCGAGCAGATCGAGCATCGGGCTGCGCTTGGCTTCGTCCGGCGCCTTGCCGAACAGCATCAGCTCGCGCACGACCAGTTCGGCGCGGTAGACGCGAATGTCGGAGAACTCCTCGGCGCGAACGTGGCGGATGTTGCGTGACAGCGCTGAGATCGTCAGCGGCAGTAGCTCCGTGATACCACCCGGATGGATGCCCGTACCGTGCAGCGAAACACCGCCTGCGCGGCACGCCGCTTCGAGCTGCGCCACCCCGGGGGTGTTGAACGGATAGAACCAACCCACCGGGGTGACGACGTTCTTGCCCGACTCCAGCAGGCGAACCACCTCGTCGAGCTGCGGCAGCAAGGGGCTGTACAGCACGCAGTCAGCCGGCATTGCCAGAATTGCCTCGACGTCCGTCGTTGCCTGCACGCCGAGCCGCCCAATGCCGCACAACTCGCCGACATCGCGCCCGGTTTTGTCGGCGCTGTGCACCCAAGCGCCGACCAACTCCAGCTGCGGATGCGATACGATGCCTTGCACGGCGGCGCGGCCGACGTTACCGGTGGCCCACTGAATGACTCGATATGGCATGAGGCCCTCCCGCGCGCCTTTGTCCAACAGCGAGCGCTCGCTTGCAAGCGGCGGCTTCAGCCTGGCGCCGCCGTGCCCTCACGCCGTCTCCTCCGAGGCTAGCCCGTGTCGATCTCCCCACTCGACCCGCAGCCGCGGCCAGCCAGGCCCTTCCCGAGAACCAATGTGCACCGCAGCGCGGCGCATGGTAGGTGACGCCGGCAGCGAGGTGAGCAATGGGACGAGTTACGGTCGGCCATCAGGATGCGTGTCTGTATCCGCTCTGGCTCTCGCGCTTCAACGTGCGCTGGGCGCGGCTGATGGGGGCCTCGGCGCTCTGGCTGCCGGATCACTTCATGAGCTTCACGCCGGCGGAGGTGTGGCGGCCGGAGATCACCAGCGCCGCGCGTGTGGTGCCGTCAATCGACGCGCTGTTCGACCCGCTGCAACTGCTCGCCGTCATCGCGACACGGGTTCGCGGCCTCGACGTCGGCACGTCGGTGACCGAGAGCATTCGCCGCCACCCGATGTCGCTGGCCCAGTCGTTTGTGACGCTGGATCACATCTCGAAGGGGCGCGCCATTCTCGGCATCGGCAACGGCATTCGCGAGAACACCGAGCCGTACGGGCTGCCTTATGGCGACAACGTCGAGCGGCTGGCGGAGGCGCTGGCGATCATCCGGCTGCTGTGGAGCAGCGGTGGCCGGCCGGTGAGCTACGAAGGCCGCTTCTGGCAGCTGCGCGATGCGGTGTTCGGCCTGCCGCTCTACCGGGCCAAGCCGCCGCGGCTGTTCGTCGCCGCGCACTATCCGCGCATGCTCAGCCTGACCGGGCGCTTTGCCGACGGCTGGCTGCCGGGACAAAAGGTGACCGGCGATGAGTACGCCAAACGCTTGACCGTGATTCGCGCAGCGGCCGCGCGCGCCGGGCGCAACCTCGAAAGCTTCACCGCGACGCACACCATGATGGTGGCGCTCGGTGACAGCCGCGAGCGCGTACTCGAACGCGCCCTGGCCAGTCGCGTCTGCGCCAGCCTCGCGTTGGGTGCGCCGGCGGTGGTGTGGCGCGCGCACGGGCTTAGCCATCCACTTGGCGAAGAGCACGGCGGCTTCCTCGATCTGGTGCCGTCGCGGATCACCCGTGAACAAGTCGACCGCGCCGCGGCAACCATGACGCCGCAGCTGCTGCAGACGCTACTCTACGCCGGCAGCGCGCAAGAGATCTGCGATGAGGTGGCGCCGTTGGCTGAGGCCGGCTGCACTCATTTCATCCTGGCCAACGCCGGCGCCAGCTTCACCGGCGACGGAGCCAAAGGGCTGTGGCGACTGGGCGGGCTGATGCGGCGCTTGCGGCGGCTAGGCAGGTGACCGGGTCGCGGCCTTGTCAACACCGTGGCCGGACAACTATCGTCGGTCCATGACAATTCGCCTCGATACTCCCACGGGAACCGACGCGCTCACCGAGTTCCTGCTATTTCACGACGAAGTCTACAGCTACCGCGCGGCTCGCTGGCTCAGCATGGTGCCGTTTCAGCTGCCGATCCTCACCGGCGACAGCCCGTTCGCGCGCGATCGGGTGCTGCGCCCGTTTGTCGCTCGCGACGGCGGCCGCATCGTGGCCCGAGTGCTGGCAGCGATCGACCGGCGCTACCAGCAGCACTGGCACGAGCGGCTCGGGCACCTGTTGATGTTCGAGGCCCTGCCCGATACCCGCACAGCGGTTCGCCAGCTCATCGACGCCGCGTGCGAGTGGCTGGCGGCACAGGGCGCCAGCGCTGCGCGTGCCGGCATGGGCATGCTCGACTTCCCCTTCGCCGTCGATGACTACGAGACGTTGCCGGCCGGCTTTCTGCGCCAGAGCCCGGCGTACTACCACGCCCTACTCAAGGACGCGGGTTGCGAGACCGAGCGCGGCTTCGTCGACTACCGCCTCGTTGTGGCTCCCCAGTTGAGCGCTCGCTGGCAGAGTGCCCTGGAGGCCGCGCGGCGCAACGGCTTCGAACTCGTACCGCTCAACCAGGTGCCGCAACGCCGGCGCGTCGCTGAGTTCACGGCACTCTACAACGATGCCTTCAAGGCGCACTGGGGATACACGCCGTTCACCGTGGCCGAGGTTGCCGACATGACCGAGGCGCTAGCGCCCGCCGGCATGCTCGAAACCTCGCTTATCGCCTACCACGAAGGTGCGCCGGTGGGCGTGTTGTGGGTGACGCCGGAGACCTCGTTCCTGGCGCTGCTCGCACCCGGACGCGCACTGCGCGGCGAGGAGAAGGTCAACTTCCTCGGCATCGGCGTGCGCGAGCCGGCCCGCGGACGCGGCCTCAACCTCGCTATGGCGGCCCACGCCTATCTCGAACTGGCAGGCCGGGGCTACACCCACCTCAGCTACACGCTCGTGCTCGACGACAACTGGCCGTCACGCCGGACCGCGGAAAAGCTCGGGGCCCACGTCTGCGCCAACTACGTCGTCTACCGGCGCAACTTTCAGCGCTGACGATCGTCAGCCGCGGAACTCGGGTATGACCTCTTCGGCGAAGGCTTGGATCTCGTCGATGAAGTATGGCGCGAACACCATGAAGATGAAGTGCGTGACGCCGACCTTGGCATAGCGCTCGATGGTGTCGAGGCATTCCTGCCGGTCGCCGATCATGATCTGGCGGCGGGCGTCCTCGGGGCTGGCCTGGCGCATGTTGGCGACCAGCTGGCACATGAACTCCTGCCGCGGCGCCGCGGCTTTGTAGCACAGCGGCAGCATCACCGTCTTCTCGATCTTGCCGGTGTCGCGCCTGACCTTGTCGCCGTGCCGTTTGAGCACCTCGATCAGCGCACCCATGCGCTCGGCGCTGGCACCAGCGTTCCACATGTCCGCGTGCGTGGCGACGAGCTTGAGCAGAACCTTCTCACCCGTGCCGCCGATCATGATCGGCGGATGCGGCTGCTGCAGCGGCCGGGGCATGCACATGGCGTCGGTGACCGAGTAGTGCTTGCCGTGCAGCGTGGTCTTCGGCTGCGTCAGCATGCCGCGAATAATCCGGCACGCTTCATCGAGCGCCTCGAGCCGCCCTCGCACCGACTTGAAGTCGATGCCAAAGCTCCGGTGTTCGAGCTCGAACCAGCCGGCGCCGATGCCGAGATTGAAACGGCCACCGCTGATGTGATCGAGCGTGGCGGCCATCTTCGCGGTCAGGCAGGGGTGGCGGTAGGTGTTGCCGTTGACGAGATGGCCGATCCGCGCCCGGGTGGTGGCGTGGGCGAGCGCGCTCAGCGTCGTCCATCCTTCGAGGCACGGGCCTTCCGGGTCGACGAAGATGGGGTAGAAGTGATCGAAGTTCCAGAGTGAGTCGTATCCCCACGCGTCAGCGCGCTGCCAGAGATCGAGCATCTGAGCCCAATCAATCCCCTGCTGCCCGGTTTGAATGCCAAAGCGAATCGGGTGCGTACCCATGGGCGACTCCCTTCTTGTTCCGATTGTCGGTTGCTTGTTTCACGCGGCCGCCGCACGGTCAACCATGGCTGCTTGGGCGGCCGCGCAGCCTCCTCCCGTATGCGGCTTGCCGGCTCTTTCGCTCGCGGCTGCTTCTAGCTAAGGTGAGCGGCCACCGAGGCGTGGGCCGCCTCGGCGAAGTCGGACGGGCGAGCGGATGACAGACCGGGTAGCGAAAACAGACAACCGAACGCGGGCCGAGATGGCGGCTCAAAGCCGTGGCGATCTTGCCGCCCCTCACTTTTTGTTGGCGGTCCTCCGTCGCCTGCCGCTGCGATGACGGCCTTCCACAAGGTTCTCATCGCCAACCGCGGCGAGATCGCCTCGCGCATCATGCGCACGTGCCGCGCGATGGGCCTGGGCACGACGGCGATCTATGCCGATCCCGACCGCCACGCGCCGTTTGTGCGCGAGGCCGAGGAGGCGGTCTATATCGGCCCGCCGATCAGCAGCGGATCCTTTCTGGCCATCGAGAAGATCATCGACGCCGCGCGCCGGGTTGGCGCCGATGCGGTGCATCCGGGCTACGGCTTTCTGGCCGAGAACGCCGACTTCGCCCTGGCCTGCGCCGGCGCCGGTCTGGCATTTGTCGGGCCGAGTCCGGACTCGATCCGGCGCATGGGCAGCAAGATCGAGGCGAAGAAGATCATGGCTGCCGCCGGCGTACCGGTGATTCCCGGTTTCAGCGCGAATGGGCTGTCTGACCGCGAAGTTGCCGCGCGGGCGCAGGAGGTCGGCTACCCGATCCTCGTCAAAGCCTCGGCCGGTGGCGGTGGCAAAGGCATGCGCATCGTCCAGGATGCGGCGGCGCTCCCCGCCGCACTGGCCGCGGCCCGGCGCGAGGCCAAGAGCGCCTTCGCTGACGATACCTTGCTGATCGAACGCTACTTCGACTCGCCGCGCCACATCGAGATTCAGATTCTCGGCGACCAGCACGGCAACCTGCTGCACTGCTTCGAACGCGAGTGCTCGATCCAGCGGCGCTACCAGAAGATCATCGAGGAAGCGCCGTCACCGGCCGTCGATGAGCGCCTGCGCGCGCGCATGACCAGCGCCGCCGTCACCGCCGGGCGCGCCCTCGGCTACTACAGCGCCGGCACGGTTGAATTTGTCGTCGATCAGCAGGGCGAGTTCTACTTCCTCGAGGTCAACACCCGCTTGCAAGTGGAACACCCGGTTACGGAAGAGGTCACCGGCCTCGATCTGGTGCGACTACAGATCCTGGTGGCGCAGGGCGCCGCGCTGCCCCTGCGACAGGAAGATATCGCAATCCGCGGCCACGCCGTCGAGTGCCGGGTCTACGCGGAAGATCCCTACGCCGACTTCCTGCCGTCCACCGGCACCCTGGTGCGCTGGGAAACCCCCGCCGTGCCCGGCATCCGCTACGAGAGCGGTGTAGAAACCGGCTCGGAAGTGACGATCTACTACGACCCGATGCTGGCTAAGGTCATCGCCCGCGCGCCGGGGCGCGCCGAGGCGGTGCGGCGAGTGGCCAAGGCGCTCAGCGGCATGCGCGTGCACGGGCTGCGCACCAATATCCCGCTGCTGCTCGCGGTCCTGCGCCATCCCGAGTTCGTCGCCGGCAACCTCGACACCCATTTCATCGCCAAGCACATCGCTCTGGCACAGCGGCGAACCCCGGCGCAGGCCGAGGCCGACAGCGTGCATGCGATCGCCATCACCTTGTGGCTGCAACAGCAGCGGCGCGCCGAAGCCCCGGTGCTGCGCGGGCTGCCGTCGGGATGGCGCAATAACCCGAGCCAGATGCAAGAGACCGCCTTCACCAGCGGCGAGGCGACCATCACCGTGCGCTATCGTGTGCACTCGGGTGACGACATCGAGGTGATTGTCGATGGCAAGTCGCTCAAGGCCGCCGTGCTCTCATGTGATGCCACGCACGTGGCGCTAGCTATCGACGGCGTGCGCCGTAGCTGCACACTCCTGGCGCACGCCGACATCCATTACGCGCACAGCGCGCTCGGCAGCTCGGAGCTGCGCGAGCTAGCGCGCTTTCCGCCGCCGGAGCGGGAGGAAGTTGCCGGCGGCTGCCACGCGCCGATGCCCGGCAAGATCCTGTCCGTGCGCGTTACCGTCGGCCAGACGGTCAAGAAGGGCGCCCCGCTGGTGATCCTCGAAGCCATGAAGATGGAGCACGAGGTGGCCGCGCCCCACGATGGCGTCGTCCGCGAGGTGAAGGTGGAAACCGGGCA
Proteins encoded in this region:
- a CDS encoding biotin/lipoyl-binding protein, which gives rise to MTAFHKVLIANRGEIASRIMRTCRAMGLGTTAIYADPDRHAPFVREAEEAVYIGPPISSGSFLAIEKIIDAARRVGADAVHPGYGFLAENADFALACAGAGLAFVGPSPDSIRRMGSKIEAKKIMAAAGVPVIPGFSANGLSDREVAARAQEVGYPILVKASAGGGGKGMRIVQDAAALPAALAAARREAKSAFADDTLLIERYFDSPRHIEIQILGDQHGNLLHCFERECSIQRRYQKIIEEAPSPAVDERLRARMTSAAVTAGRALGYYSAGTVEFVVDQQGEFYFLEVNTRLQVEHPVTEEVTGLDLVRLQILVAQGAALPLRQEDIAIRGHAVECRVYAEDPYADFLPSTGTLVRWETPAVPGIRYESGVETGSEVTIYYDPMLAKVIARAPGRAEAVRRVAKALSGMRVHGLRTNIPLLLAVLRHPEFVAGNLDTHFIAKHIALAQRRTPAQAEADSVHAIAITLWLQQQRRAEAPVLRGLPSGWRNNPSQMQETAFTSGEATITVRYRVHSGDDIEVIVDGKSLKAAVLSCDATHVALAIDGVRRSCTLLAHADIHYAHSALGSSELRELARFPPPEREEVAGGCHAPMPGKILSVRVTVGQTVKKGAPLVILEAMKMEHEVAAPHDGVVREVKVETGQQVDAGEVLVVLETDEHGKAGNLATTD
- a CDS encoding TIGR03560 family F420-dependent LLM class oxidoreductase is translated as MGTHPIRFGIQTGQQGIDWAQMLDLWQRADAWGYDSLWNFDHFYPIFVDPEGPCLEGWTTLSALAHATTRARIGHLVNGNTYRHPCLTAKMAATLDHISGGRFNLGIGAGWFELEHRSFGIDFKSVRGRLEALDEACRIIRGMLTQPKTTLHGKHYSVTDAMCMPRPLQQPHPPIMIGGTGEKVLLKLVATHADMWNAGASAERMGALIEVLKRHGDKVRRDTGKIEKTVMLPLCYKAAAPRQEFMCQLVANMRQASPEDARRQIMIGDRQECLDTIERYAKVGVTHFIFMVFAPYFIDEIQAFAEEVIPEFRG
- a CDS encoding LLM class flavin-dependent oxidoreductase, with amino-acid sequence MGRVTVGHQDACLYPLWLSRFNVRWARLMGASALWLPDHFMSFTPAEVWRPEITSAARVVPSIDALFDPLQLLAVIATRVRGLDVGTSVTESIRRHPMSLAQSFVTLDHISKGRAILGIGNGIRENTEPYGLPYGDNVERLAEALAIIRLLWSSGGRPVSYEGRFWQLRDAVFGLPLYRAKPPRLFVAAHYPRMLSLTGRFADGWLPGQKVTGDEYAKRLTVIRAAAARAGRNLESFTATHTMMVALGDSRERVLERALASRVCASLALGAPAVVWRAHGLSHPLGEEHGGFLDLVPSRITREQVDRAAATMTPQLLQTLLYAGSAQEICDEVAPLAEAGCTHFILANAGASFTGDGAKGLWRLGGLMRRLRRLGR
- a CDS encoding dihydrodipicolinate reductase, which gives rise to MPYRVIQWATGNVGRAAVQGIVSHPQLELVGAWVHSADKTGRDVGELCGIGRLGVQATTDVEAILAMPADCVLYSPLLPQLDEVVRLLESGKNVVTPVGWFYPFNTPGVAQLEAACRAGGVSLHGTGIHPGGITELLPLTISALSRNIRHVRAEEFSDIRVYRAELVVRELMLFGKAPDEAKRSPMLDLLGFGFGQSIDMVAAALGMRLDARKATAHEMAVATAPIETPVGVIAPGTVAAQRFAWQGLVNGQPVITVRVNWLMGEQHLDPPWTIGGERFEVEVQGDPAIKVTFRGLQPPFEQADLDRNPGIVATAMHCVNAIPYVCEAAPGIRTYLDLPLITGRADAALRR
- a CDS encoding glycosyltransferase family 2 protein, with amino-acid sequence MGLVMHSSDSEPPTLVIIPAYNEGPRLARTLADTTRVVPADAVVVIDDGSSDDTAAVARAAGVRVVSHPFNLGYGAALQTGYKYAQRQRARWLVQLDADGQHDPADIPQLLAPLERGAADLALGSRFIEPSGYAMGAARDTGRRLLQRLLAALGGPHITDPTSGYQAMSARIVELYCREYFPADYPDADMLLLLHRFGFRIVEVPVRMAPSPRRSMHQGLAVVYYAYKMMLSLFRSASLRAPGQPLT
- a CDS encoding DUF2304 domain-containing protein, producing the protein MPPAELDADTLRRFLMEQPEATATRVLAVLVSLAIFASVLHLVRRGRLREEYSPIWLGVAVAITVLSLWFSALRWLTQLIGAWTPSSTLFFFGELFLLAICLHYAVRLSQLTNQVKNLAQELAILRSDLARTASARGPEPKPSAPARSQL